A region from the Halichondria panicea chromosome 11, odHalPani1.1, whole genome shotgun sequence genome encodes:
- the LOC135344110 gene encoding probable serine/threonine-protein kinase drkD: MANRITAPELEQFIVATVELTGRVLGAGAYGSVEEVEIPGATVAAKKLHQQLVNLGSPQQVEKWVNDFVEECKLMSQLRHPHIVQFLGVCYLPGAQLPVLLMEKLQTSLDNLLETSPNIPIDLKVHLLTGTGRGVVYLHSRTPPIAHRDLSAKNILVDNGLNAKIADLGVSRIVNIQPGRLAASMTQMPGTGVYMPPEAAQEEGVTRYNTAIDIFSFGVVSLFTLTQTFPKDLKPATYRDPATRRIVGRSEIERREHYIIPMKAALGETHTLVQLTLACLEYDQEDRPSAAVVLRGLEEVGTTLPQNCTQTKLELIKQVSVKDEEIQQVAAEKQAQNTQLQASIDRLQAEKREQVRGLEELTTLQQEQLEVQRREIDRLSSSVRSTQIQPQEDTPQGSGQRKATTNKTTQPIKIVDSSTGNALLPHKWTTPQPTVPTAITFNWTTCKDIPRKIDVYGQPVTINGKVYMKGENNGTKTVLVYTPDQDSWDDLPPPPVREFTLATLRGRLLVVGGLDKSTNNTNTILTFDESSRQWVQSLPRMPKALTDPAVVEYQNHLIVIDGVDSNDTMIADVNILNTSNKWITAEPLPSTGDYSTCLIGDTLYLVGQNTKEVFRAHVPSLISRASSGVWESVASVLFYQSSPIAIGNTLLTVGGSNEAYGGNDTSSIHLYDPTKDQWTQCGDLPEEMYYCYCIELSGKLCVLGCITIRSVYTSIPSITH, translated from the exons ATGGCTAACAGAATCACAGCTCCCGAGTTGGAGCAATTCATAGTCGCTACTGTTGAGTTGACTGGCCGCGTACTAGGAGCAGGTGCTTATGGCAGTGTGGAGGAGGTAGAGATACCTGGAGCAACGGTAGCTGCCAAGAAACTGCACCAACAGCTTGTCAACCTGGGCTCTCCACAGCAG GTTGAGAAATGGGTGAATGATTTCGTGGAGGAGTGTAAGCTGATGAGCCAGCTCCGTCACCCTCACATAGTACAGTTCCTGGGGGTGTGCTATCTCCCTGGAGCCCAACTCCCCGTCCTACTGATGGAGAAGCTACAAACCAGCCTCGACAACCTTCTGGAAACCAGCCCCAACATTCCTATTGACCTCAAAGTGCACCTTCTGACGGGGACTGGCCGAGGAGTGGTCTATCTGCACAGCCGCACTCCACCCATTGCCCATCGTGATCTGTCTGCCAAGAACATTCTAGTCGATAACGGTCTCAATGCCAAGATAGCAGACTTGGGTGTTTCTAGGATTGTGAACATTCAGCCTGGCCGGCTAGCTGCCTCGATGACTCAAATGCCAGGCACTGGTGTGTACATGCCACCAGAGGCAGCTCAAGAGGAAGGGGTCACACGATACAACACTGCCATAGACATATTCTCCTTCGGTGTGGTATCTCTCTTCACACTGACGCAAACCTTCCCCAAAGATCTCAAACCTGCAACATATCGAGATCCTGCTACTCGAAGGATTGTTGGCCGATCAGAAATCGAACGTCGTGAACATTACATCATTCCAATGAAAGCAGCTCTTGGTGAGACCCACACCCTAGTCCAGTTGACCCTCGCTTGCCTGGAGTATGACCAAGAAGATCGACCATCTGCTGCGGTGGTGTTGAGAGGATTGGAGGAGGTTGGAACAACACTCCCTCAGAACTGCACCCAAACCAAGCTGGAACTGATTAAACAGGTGTCTGTGAAGGATGAAGAGATACAGCAAGTTGCTGCTGAGAAGCAAGCTCAAAACACTCAATTACAAGCATCTATCGATCGTCTTCAAGCTGAGAAACGAGAGCAAGTTCGTGGACTGGAAGAACTGACGACTCTCCAACAAGAGCAGTTGGAAGTACAACGCAGAGAAATTGATCGTCTCTCCAGTTCAGTGAGGTCTACACAGATACAGCCTCAGGAGGACACACCTCAGGGCTCAGGACAGAGAAAG GCAACCACAAACAAAACCACACAACCAATCAAGATTGTTGATTCGAGCACTGGAAACGCATTGCTACCACACAAGTGGACCACACCACAACCAACTGTTCCTACTGCCATCACCTTCAACTGGACAACATGCAAGGACATACCAAGGAAGATCGATGTGTACGGTCAACCTGTGACTATCAACGGGAAGGTGTACATGAAGGGCGAGAATAACGGGACTAAGACTGTgctagtgtacacaccagATCAGGATAGCTGGGATGATCTgccacctcctccagtgaGGGAATTCACCTTAGCAACACTGAGAGGTCGACTGCTAGTGGTCGGAGGTCTGGACAAGTCTACTAATAACACGAATACCATCCTAACATTCGATGAGAGCTCTCGACAATGGGTCCAGTCACTTCCCCGCATGCCAAAAGCATTAACTGATCCAGCAGTTGTTGAATATCAGAACCATCTGATCGTTATAGATGGAGTTGACTCAAACGACACTATGATAGCTGACGTGAACATTCTGAACACAAGTAATAAATGGATCACAGCCGAACCACTTCCCAGCACTGGTGACTACAGCACTTGCCTAATTGGAGACACACTGTATCTTGTAGGTCAAAACACTAAAGAAGTGTTTCGAGCTCATGTACCCTCCCTCATATCACGAGCCAGTTCTGGTGTGTGGGAATCTGTAGCAAGTGTGCTATTCTATCAGTCGTCTCCCATCGCCATCGGCAACACCCTcctgactgtggggggtagtaaTGAAGCATATGGAGGTAACGATACCTCAAGCATCCATCTGTACGATCCCACTAaagaccagtggacacaatGTGGTGACCTTCCCGAGGAAATGTACTATTGTTATTGCATTGAACTATCTGGTAAACTGTGTGTACTTGGTTGTATCACTATCAGATCTGTGTACACATCAATCCCATCCATTACACACTAG
- the LOC135344196 gene encoding uncharacterized protein LOC135344196 isoform X2, whose translation MDLVGPLPVTPAGNKFLMTITDYYTKWAVAAALKDKTALYFAHTAALLLSSVTKEENLSIKVTEALFKRTNTQHRITSAYHPQKLQPGIKVLVENTQQKERKGGKLENKYSGPYIIKTSDGKGVFTLKDLDGKVLKKKCNIKRLKAYMDPSSLVEQKALSGQTPPDKSNGSTPPEKSNGPTPPEDPNGPLPTGEIRWSHPTRRSKWPHPSEEIQWLYPTREIQWPHPPEDSNGPTPPEKSNGPTPPEDPNGPLPTGEIRWSHPTRIHGHGPVVTHLQPIDVPLDRPPPPKRRKSNQSVPKSQKTRYAGSLWIPDLDLRYRDRAVVKRGKLCDKHINYVCCP comes from the exons ATGGATTTAGTGGGTCCTCTGCCTGTAACTCCAGCAGGAAACAAGTTCTTGATGACAATTACAGATTACTACACAAAGTGGGCTGTAGCTGCTGCTCTAAAAGACAAAACTGCATT GTATTTTGCACATACGGCTGCCCTACTGTTATCCTCAGTGACCAAGGAAGAGAATTTGTCAATAAAAGTTACTGAGGCACTCTTTAAAAGAACAAACACACAGCATAGAATCACTTCCGCCTATCATCCTCAA AAACTGCAACCTGGAATCAAGGTTTTGGTTGAGAACACCCAACAAAAGGAGAGGAAAGGTGGAAAGCTCGAAAACAAGTATAGTGGACCATACATTATTAAGACCTCAGATGGAAAGGGTGTCTTTACCCTTAAGGACTTGGATGGGAAGGTGTTAAAAAAGAAATGTAATATCAAACGTCTCAAG GCTTATATGGATCCTTCTTCATTGGTTGAACAAAAAG CTCTCAGTGGCCAAACTCCACCGGATAAATCCAATGGCTCTACCCCACCAGAGAAATCCAATGGCCCCACCCCACCAGAAGATCCAAATGGCCCCCTCCCCACCGGAGAAATCCGATGGTCCCACCCCACCAGAAGATCCAAATGGCCCCACCCCAGCGAAGAAATCCAATGGCTCTACCCAACCAGAGAAATCCAATGGCCCCACCCACCAGAAGATTCAAATGGCCCCACCCCACCGGAGAAATCTAATGGCCCCACCCCACCAGAAGATCCAAATGGCCCCCTCCCCACCGGAGAAATCCGATGGTCCCACCCCACCAGAATACATGGACATGGACCTGTGGTGACTCATTTGCAACCAATTGATGTCCCCTTAGACCGTCCACCACCACCTAAGAGACGAAAGTCTAATCAGTCTGTACCTAAGAGTCAAAAG ACCAGGTATGCTGGGAGTCTCTGGATACCTGACTTAGATCTACGTTACAGGGATAGGGCAGTTGTAAAGAGAGGAAAACTATGTGACaagcatataaattatgtatgctGCCCATGA
- the LOC135344196 gene encoding uncharacterized protein LOC135344196 isoform X1, whose protein sequence is MDLVGPLPVTPAGNKFLMTITDYYTKWAVAAALKDKTALYFAHTAALLLSSVTKEENLSIKVTEALFKRTNTQHRITSAYHPQKLQPGIKVLVENTQQKERKGGKLENKYSGPYIIKTSDGKGVFTLKDLDGKVLKKKCNIKRLKAYMDPSSLVEQKALSGQTPPDKSNGSTPPEKSNGPTPPEDPNGPLPTGEIRWSHPTRRSKWPHPSEEIQWLYPTREIQWPHPPEDSNGPTPPEKSNGPTPPEDPNGPLPTGEIRWSHPTRIHGHGPVVTHLQPIDVPLDRPPPPKRRKSNQSVPKSQKAALMVLELLLGAFGYIKICVLSSKPEPLAQMSKRALSVVK, encoded by the exons ATGGATTTAGTGGGTCCTCTGCCTGTAACTCCAGCAGGAAACAAGTTCTTGATGACAATTACAGATTACTACACAAAGTGGGCTGTAGCTGCTGCTCTAAAAGACAAAACTGCATT GTATTTTGCACATACGGCTGCCCTACTGTTATCCTCAGTGACCAAGGAAGAGAATTTGTCAATAAAAGTTACTGAGGCACTCTTTAAAAGAACAAACACACAGCATAGAATCACTTCCGCCTATCATCCTCAA AAACTGCAACCTGGAATCAAGGTTTTGGTTGAGAACACCCAACAAAAGGAGAGGAAAGGTGGAAAGCTCGAAAACAAGTATAGTGGACCATACATTATTAAGACCTCAGATGGAAAGGGTGTCTTTACCCTTAAGGACTTGGATGGGAAGGTGTTAAAAAAGAAATGTAATATCAAACGTCTCAAG GCTTATATGGATCCTTCTTCATTGGTTGAACAAAAAG CTCTCAGTGGCCAAACTCCACCGGATAAATCCAATGGCTCTACCCCACCAGAGAAATCCAATGGCCCCACCCCACCAGAAGATCCAAATGGCCCCCTCCCCACCGGAGAAATCCGATGGTCCCACCCCACCAGAAGATCCAAATGGCCCCACCCCAGCGAAGAAATCCAATGGCTCTACCCAACCAGAGAAATCCAATGGCCCCACCCACCAGAAGATTCAAATGGCCCCACCCCACCGGAGAAATCTAATGGCCCCACCCCACCAGAAGATCCAAATGGCCCCCTCCCCACCGGAGAAATCCGATGGTCCCACCCCACCAGAATACATGGACATGGACCTGTGGTGACTCATTTGCAACCAATTGATGTCCCCTTAGACCGTCCACCACCACCTAAGAGACGAAAGTCTAATCAGTCTGTACCTAAGAGTCAAAAG GCAGCTTTGATGGTTCTGGAGCTGTTGCTGGGTGCATTCGGGTACATCAAAATATGTGTTTTGAGCAGCAAACCAGAACCTCTTGCACAGATGTCTAAGCGGGCATTGTCAGTGGTTAAATAG
- the LOC135344170 gene encoding USP6 N-terminal-like protein isoform X1, translating into MSNSNRTSPEERERIVAKYDMGREEGAVIEDWEDPDLSLYTTTDRYGFMHNTPLSGVELPEKLVQLERERAIKWATMVSQWDRYNHSSTLHRRVNKGIPNSVRGSVWRHVLDIENLRQDSIYEAMKELGRRTSPDVRQIDLDVLRTFRNHIMYRERYGIKQQALFHVLVGYSMYNPSLGYCQGMSSIAAVLLMYLNEEDAFWALVALIGNKKYAMHGLLIPGLPKLLAYCDYHADMRKRLLPKLDRHLNKYHVNASEYSAAWFVKLYLDALPFQLVLRIWDALFFQGESVLAAMSLVVLKMNTRQFLREREDGIRISLQELSRQSFNEDEVIAELQSVTADLSKSRQAIPQVVGLVELSELNRQALERAALNSASSGTHDSLVVTGASPDSSAESWV; encoded by the exons aTGTCTAATTCTAATCGCACTAGTCCAGAGGAACGAGAACGAATCGTTGCAAAGTACGATATG gGTCGGGAGGAGGGTGCTGTGATAGAGGACTGGGAGGACCCTGACCTCTCACTCTACACCACCACTGACAGATATGGCTTCATGCA TAACACACCACTGTCAGGTGTTGAGCTCCCTGAGAAGTTGGTTCagttagagagagagagagcaatCAAGTGGGCCACCATGGTCAGTCAGTGGGACAGATACAACCACTCATCAACACTGCACAGAAGGGTCAACAAAG GGATCCCTAACTCAGTGCGTGGGTCAGTGTGGAGACATGTGCTCGATATTGAGAACCTACGACAAGACAGTATCTATGAGGCTATGAAGGAGTTGGGCAGACGCACATCACCTGACGTACGACAGATTGATCTGGACGTGTTGAGAACGTTCAGGAACCACATTATGTACAGGGAACGGTATGGGATCAAGCAGCAGGCCTTGTTCCATGTGCTGGTGGGCTACTCCATGTACAATCCT agcctgGGCTATTGTCAGGGGATGAGCAGTATTGCAGCCGTGCTACTCATGTATCTCAATGAGGAGGATGCATTCTGGGCTCTCGTGGCTTTAATAGGGAACAAGAAGTACGCTATGCATGGTCTACTGATACCAGGGCTGCCCAAACTGTTGGCCTATTGTGACTATCATGCTGACATGAGGAAGAGGCTGTTGCCCAAACTAGACAGGCATCtg AACAAGTATCATGTGAATGCCTCAGAGTACAGTGCTGCTTGGTTTGTGAAGCTCTATCTAGACGCT CTTCCGTTCCAGTTGGTCCTGCGTATATGGGATGCCCTATTCTTCCAGGGAGAGAGTGTCCTTGCTGCCATGTCCCTAGTGGTGCTCAAGATGAACACTA GGCAGTTTCTTCGCGAGCGAGAGGATGGTATTCGTATCTCTCTCCAGGAGCTATCTCGTCAGTCCTTCAACGAAGATGAGGTTATCGCTGAGCTACAGAGTGTGACTGCCGACCTCAGCAAGTCTCGACAAGCCATCCCACAAGTGGTGGGGCTGGTTGAACTGTCAGAGCTCAACAGACAAGCGTTGGAGAGAGCTGCTTTGAACTCTGCCTCTAGTGGAACTCATGATAGCTTAGTGGTGACTGGAGCTAGTCCtgattctagtgcagagtcgTGGGTGTGA
- the LOC135344215 gene encoding uncharacterized protein LOC135344215 translates to MYSSTTLLLISLCLLSAQASHFPDLFAALDTLLCQNVEKRQSTIIDIKQSITLGAELLDGQWMDTMDSCVAECCGIDKCDFALFKNDGSSTSGKNCYFVSCGDSESNCIVVPNSGFTSAVIRGRKGGKEGQKNGSPLTTPPPTSTHAVTTVTPSQSTPTHPTPTTSKLPQSDTTSTPVSTPVSHAESSASTTSKPNDQNTDHNLITENSESSKSKIDSNSKAPETNAVANGKQPVNPVPTENGGSGMIAVIIVGVVCFAIVVIVVGVLAQKVWSDRRRKKFRNVDYLINGMYT, encoded by the exons ATGTATTCAAGTACTACTCTACTCCTTATATCCCTGTGTCTACTGTCAGCGCAAGCCTCGCACTTCCCTGACCTCTTTGCAGCGCTGGACACACTACTCTGTCAAAATGTAGAGAAAAGGCAATCGACAATAATCGATATCAAGCAGTCCATTACTCTCGGGGCTGAACTATTAGACGGCCAATGGATGGACACTATGGACTCCTGTGTAGCCGAGTGTTGTGGAATAGATAAATGTGATTTCGCACTTTTCAAGAACGATGGTTCATCTACTAGTGGAAAGAATTGCTATTTCGTTAGCTGTGGCGATTCTGAGTCTAATTGTATTGTGGTACCAAATAGTGGGTTCACGAGTGCCGTGATTAGAGGCAGGAAAGGAGGAAAAGAAG GACAAAAGAATGGCTCTccattgaccacaccccctcccacctCCACCCACGCTGTCACAACcgtcacaccctcacagtccacacccacacatccaacCCCTACAACTAGCAAACTGCCCCAGTCCGATACCACCTCGACTCCCGTATCAACTCCCGTGTCCCATGCAGAATCATCCGCCAGCACAACATCGAAACCAAACGATCAAAATACGGATCACAACTTAATCACTGAAAATTCCGAATCAAGCAAATCAAAAATTGATTCTAATTCGAAAGCTCCTGAAACTAACGCAGTCGCCAACGGGAAACAACCTGTTAACCCTGTTCCCACTGAAAATGGTGGCTCTGGAATGATAGCAGTGAtaatagtgggtgtggtctgctTTGCCATCGTGGTGATTGTGGTTGGCGTGCTGGCTCAGAAGGTTTGGAGCGATCGTCGGCGTAAAAAATTCAGGAATGTGGACTACCTCATCAATGGAATGTACACTTAA
- the LOC135344219 gene encoding proteasome subunit alpha type-1-like, producing the protein MFRNQYDNDVTIWSPQGRIHQIEYAMEAVKQGSATVGIKSETHVVLVALKRSSSELSSYQKKIYPVDDHVAVSIAGLTSDGRGLGKFMRTECLNSRYVYSTPLPISRLVTAIGDKMQVCTQFYGRRPYGVGMLVAGYDSLGPHLYQTCPSSNFYDCKAMSIGARSQSARTYLEKHLDEFKDSSRDDLIKHALLALRDCLPSESELTEKNVSVAVVGGGQDLIMYEDDKVQPFLDTLDSTKGGRSTQPAATPAAAEASEGAEEATPTEEQAMDQDS; encoded by the exons atg TTCAGAAATCAGTATGACAATGATGTCACTATATGGAGTCCGCAG GGAAGAATTCATCAAATAGAGTACGCAATGGAAGCTGTTAAACAG GGCTCTGCAACAGTTGGTATAAAGTCTGAGACTCATGTTGTGCTAGTAGCCCTCAAGCGATCATCCTCTGAGCTCTCCTCTTATCAGAAGAAGATCTATCCGGTGGATGATCATGTTGCAGTCTCCATTGCTGGCCTCACCTCTGATGGCAGGGGACTCGG caagttCATGCGTACCGAGTGCCTCAACTCTCGCTACGTGTACAGCACTCCACTACCGATATCACGCCTCGTGACAGCCATTGGAGACA AGATGCAGGTCTGCACACAGTTTTATGGACGGAGACCGTACGGAGTCGGAATGTTGGTGGCAGGTTATGAT tcactggGTCCACACTTGTATCAGACGTGTCCTTCCTCTAACTTCTACGACTGCAAAGCAATGTCTATCGGAGCTCGATCACAG AGTGCCAGGACTTATCTTGAGAAGCATTTGGACGAATTTAAAGACA GTAGTCGTGACGACCTCATCAAGCATGCACTGCTGGCATTGAGGGATTGCCTACCCAGTGAATCAGAACTGACGGAGAAG AATGTGTCGGTGGcggtggtgggtggtggtcAGGACCTCATCATGTATGAGGATGACAAAGTTCAACCATTT CTGGACACTCTGGACTCCACTAAGGGAGGAAGGTCGACACAGCCAGCTGCTACTCCTGCTGCCGCTGAG GCTAGTGAGGGGGCAGaggaggccacacccactgaggAGCaagctatggaccaggactcttag